CAAGGGGGTGGCGATATTGACACTGGGTTCGAAGGTCAGATTACGGGTGTTGAAGATGTTACGTCCGAAGACCTGATTACCGCGTGCGAGGTCTTGGGTACTAGGGTGGTCCTCCAACATATCCGAGGTGTTCTCCTTCATCTCTTCACGAAGGCGGGATTCGTTGATATCCGTACCCGTGGCATTGGAAGCGTTCACGTTGTTCTGCTGCTCATAGAGCTGCTTCACACGCAGGGCCTGCTCCTTGGTTACACCCTTGCGGGCCAGTTCGGAGGCCAGCTGCTTTTGTTCCTTACCCTGACGGATACCGTCCTTCACATATTCAAGTACCTGGGAATCGCTCATACTCTGAGCGAAAAGAGGAGATGATCCCGACAGAAGGATCAATAACAAAACACTAAACTTTCGAAGTATCATTGATTAAGTGAATAGGTTCTACATAACCGATCGGCATATCGACACAGGCACAGCCGAGCATATTCAAACGGACGGCAATCTTACTCCGGCCACCGACAGTCACCAGTTCGCCGACAAGGCCGCTCAAAGGACCTTTTATGACACGCACCTTCTCACCACGGGCCAAAGGAGAGTCATTCATACAGACGGCTTCATCAGAATAATCGAGCATGAAACGGAAACGGGCCATTTGCTCGTCGGGAATTACGGCAGGAGTACTTTCACCACGCATCACCATATAACGGCTGACAGTGGAAAAGGAAAGAACTTCCATACGCTCCTTGGGAGTCACATGAACGAACACCATCATAGGAAGTAAGACGGTATCCACCAGCTTACGGCGGTCGCTCCATTGATGAATCTGTTGCTGAACGGGAACAAAAGAATCAATTCCCATTTTGGATAAACGTTCGGATACCTTCTTCTCGTGATGCATACGAACGAGAGCGACATACCAACGTTTTGAGTGTGCTACGCCTTCCCCTGTCCCACAACTAGGCCCGGCATTTGCTGATTTCTTTTCTTGAAAAATCATATTTTTTTACCCCATGTTTATCTGTTACTTCTTAAGTAACGGATCATGCATTTGCAGACAGCAGCTAACAACAAAAAAAGGAAAATGAACCGCGATGAGGGTGGGACGATATGGAAACCTAATATTCGATATGAAAGTATTCCGAAATTAGGTAATAAAAGGTCATAGAGCATGAAAGCAAAATCTTCATGTTCAGATACTTTTTTATTATGTATTTAAGAGAAAAAGGAAAAAAAGAAGTTTTTACTTGTATGCTATTAGTATTTTTACCTATCTTTGCACCGAATAAATTTCCGTTACTTAAGAAGTAACAGTAATACTAAGCCCCTAAATCTTAGCATTTTAAACCTTTTCCTTCAGGCTATTTTAAATCTTCTAACGTAATAATAATTTTGTTTATTTACTTTTGTGCGTTCTTCCAATTCGAAACCTTTCAAATAAATCTGAGTTGTCTTAATTGATTTATGCCCTAGTGACTCACTGATCATCTCAATAGGAACACCCCTATATTTAGCAGTAGTAGCCCAGGAATGCCGTAAAGTATAAGATGTTACAGACGAATGCAACCTCAGCTTACGGGATAAACTTTTCAGATGATTATTGAATTTCCGTAATGCAGACTGATACTCACGATACGCACCTTCTTCCCCCCTTTTATACTCTCCACTCAATATATGGAAAAGATAATCGGGACGGTCGGAACAAGATGAACTATGATTATTACGAAGCAAAGAAAGTAACTCATAAGCAGAATCTATAATCTCCACACTCATGGGAGTACCGGTTTTCATACGGTTATACTTCAAGAGCCCCTGATTCAAATTTGACTTCTCCAGATGAGCCAGATCAACGAAAGGCATACCACCAAACTGAAACAGTAAATTAGCAATGGCCTGCGTATGGCGAAGTGTCTCCGTCTGCGGATCTTTGTTAAGCAACGTATGAAGCTCACTCAAAGGAAGTGCTTTCTTCTGGCGGGTATCAACTCCGGTAAACACATCACGAAACAAGCCATGTACATACGGAGCCTGACGAGCATCCACTCCCCTATTATAGATACAACGCAACATACGCATATACGTAGATATCGTATTTGGCTTTAAACGGGAGGCCGTCAGGTAATTGCTATACCTTTTTAAGTTTTCGCGGTTTATTTTGGTAAACTCAATAGACTGCGTACCACAAAACTGCGAGAAAGAACGGACCGCATTCTTATACACATGGGCCGTAGAATAACGGCCCTCCTTTCGCAAACAATCAATATAGTTGCTTGCACAAGTAGAAAATCGATTTTTCTTCATAATTCATTTCATATTATATTAATGAGTGAAAATATCACGGAATATACAAGATTTTCATTAAACCGAACATACTATTTATGGAATACTTACTGTTTTACATGAAAATCAGATATTCTTCCAGAAAATATGCAAATTGTAATCTCAATACCCCCTGCCTTATTCAGTTATAATATCATAAACAAAGAGAGGATAAACATTATTAAGTAAATGATTTATCCTCTCTCTTTATGTGTGGGTATATAGAAATTATTCCCCTAGATTCTCATACGTTTTACCGTCTTTGATTGCATCCGCTTTGAAGTCCTGGTAATATTCTTTGGCCAAAGCAGTATATTTCTTATACATCCGACCGGCAATTTCTATTTCATCCCCTTGTACAATTGGAGTACGTGCCTTATTGGGGGTAGATACAAATTGCAACTCCCAATCCCCCAGTTTACTATAAAAATCATTGGCACGGAAAGCCTCTCGTCCATGCGTCTGACGTAATCCCTCCTCCGAATAGGTTGTTCCATTATCGAGATGTTCCTGAAGCATGGCATAAAACTTCGTCCAACGCGGCAAATAATACCCTTTAATAAGTCCCGTCCATTCTCTCCATGAGTAGTCAAAAATAGAAGGATCTCCGTCTGCCCCCCAAATAGTGACTAAGGAAGTGGCATCATATTCTAACAGGTTCTTTTCTTCTTCCGTATCCCCCCAACTTCGTGCAGATGTCAGCCAACGGTCAAAATTAAATTCAGGACGTGTACGAAGCAGCTCGTCCACATCTTCCAGCATTTGCAAGAAGCGTTTGCTATGCAAAGCGAAAGCCTCTTTGTCTCTATTCAGGAAAGCTTCGGCAGCTCTTTTATGGATAACTTGTCCCATATTGGTCATCATTTGCCTTTGGACATCTATCACATCAAAACGATAAGGTTCAGAATTCTTCAGTTTATCGGCATCTTTGAGTAACAAACCTTCGGCCTGAATGACCAATAAAGGAGAATATGGAATTCCCAATCCTGCATTAGGCCCTGATTTTTTTACATTAAGAGCAGGACGTGCAGCAATGATAGAACTTCGTTCGGTACCATTTGTACCGGGACGATAAGGTCCCTCCAATAAACAAATCATAGCTTGCTGAGCCGAGGGAGAGACAGCCCCATAACGTCGGTTGGCATATTGCTTAAGCCATTCCTCAATGGCTACTTCCCCTTTATGCAAAGGCATCTCAAATGCCAAATCATAATATACAGGATTCTGTTCAATAGCTTCCATAAACAAACCGGAGCCACAAACATTGGGATACTGTTTTAAAGCCGTCATATATTGGTTGGAGGCCAGCAAACGCAAATCTCCATGCATATTAATACGCCCGCCGAAGTTATGCAAATTTCCTTCCACAGCCGGGTATCCCCAAAAGCCTTTGCGGCCCTTTATCTTTTCTCCATTTAAGTCCAGAATAATCAGGTCATTCTGAGGAACAGCCTTTACAATCGGTTCCCGCAAACTCCATGCCTGCATAGCCCATTTAGCTTTCGGGTCGAAATCTTTGATTAATTTATATATGGCATGCCCTACTGCGCTTAAATACTCCGGAGTATTGACAGGAGGTGCACTCTCGTGGAACGGATCTGCTGCGTATATTCCATACGTGCCATAAAGTTTCTTTTCTTCCTCTAAAAAATCACGGCCTAATGTTGCAAACAACGCATCGGTAGGATCAAGCTGTCCTGCTCCTTTAAATCCGCACCAACCGGGTTGCAGGCGAATTTTAGCTTCAGGATATTTATCTTTCAATTCACGAGGAACATAACCGGAGAATCCTTGTTGGATCGGTGTCATACCTAATTCCCTTTCACGGTCTATTATCTTTTTAGCTAAGATAATATGTTTATCGATCCAAGATTTAGGCAGCGGACCTCCATAACTTTGCAGATTTTGCATCCATTGCCAGGCAGCATGTCCCGGACCGGCTAAAAAACGACGAGCTTCTTCATCCGTAAACCGATGTTTCAATAACGTGTTATACCATACAGCTTCCAATCCTACTGTTGCCAAAGGCATATTGATAGAATTCATAGCCATGAAATCTATTTCGCGTTGCCAACGTTCCCAATCCCAATAGGCAGCAGTATAGCTGACCGTACAATAATTCATGTATACCCTGTATTTACCATTGATCGTATTACGGATAGTCTTTTGGGGAAGCGGAAGATTTTCAGGTAAGTTTAATTGATTACCCAACCATGAAACATGCGCGTTACACGTATATTTCAGATATTGGTTAAATGCAGTGGACAGGGCTATGGCATTATTCCCTTTCAAAAGGACTTTCCCTTTTTCTGATGAGATTTCATACACATCCTCTCCATTGGCGGGGTCGATCAATTGCAGTTTGATCTGTTTCCCATATCCGGGTGTGACTCGCTCTATTAAGGCATAAACAGCCTTAATGTGCGGGTCTTTGGCATAGCCTATTACAGTAAACAGGCACAATAATAACAACAAAGGTTTTTTCATTTGACTATCAATTTTTATATAGCACAAATATAAGAAAAAGATTTTTTCTAAAAAAAATAATTAATACGATGCAGTATTTCCCAATCCCCTGCATTTATTATATAAAAAGCAAACGTAGAATGATCAAACCTATATATCATTAAGACCTATAACCTGAACTTAACAAGTGTGGGGAAAAACAGAAAAGAGAGAGAGTTTTAAAGAAATGTCCCCAAAAACGAAGAACCCCTGCCAACTGAGAAAGCTGGCAGGGGTTCATTTTTATATCTTCGAAAAAAGCAATCTTTACTTGCAATATTTCTTTATCAGATCATCCGTATTCGGATCACCCAGTTCTTTTGCTTTATTAAAATTGCCGCAAGCTTCATCCGTTTTCTTCAACTGTATCTGACAAAGTCCGAGCAGACGATAGGCCTCGGCATATTTCGGATCTTCTTTCAATATATTATTCAATATTTGAACAGCCTCTTCATACCGTCCCACACGCAGGTTTACCACTGCTTGCTCTGCCTTATAAGTCAGGTCTTTCGGATTCAGTTCGATCGCCTTGGCAATATCATCCAATGCACGTTGATACTGGCGTGCTTTCAGGGCAGCTTGTTCTCGATAATAATAGAACATATCATTCACCTGTCCGTTGACTGCTTTAAAATAAGCATCGTAATCGAGCATCGCATTACGCGCCTGATTGGCATTCAGATTCATCTGTGCACGTTCCAGAAGATAAGGAGCAAACGCGGAAGTAACCGGTTGCGGACAACGGGCGATACAACTATCCATTAATACAATAACTTCTTTCGGATCCGCTTTCAGCAATTCCTTGGTTTTAGCGGCACTAAAGAAGGTAGCAGGAGAAGCAATATTGCTGGCGTTCACTTTCTCATAAGCAGCCAAAGCACCTGCATAGTCCTGTTGGGCAAACAGAATATCCCCT
The nucleotide sequence above comes from Bacteroides caccae. Encoded proteins:
- a CDS encoding UpxY family transcription antiterminator codes for the protein MIFQEKKSANAGPSCGTGEGVAHSKRWYVALVRMHHEKKVSERLSKMGIDSFVPVQQQIHQWSDRRKLVDTVLLPMMVFVHVTPKERMEVLSFSTVSRYMVMRGESTPAVIPDEQMARFRFMLDYSDEAVCMNDSPLARGEKVRVIKGPLSGLVGELVTVGGRSKIAVRLNMLGCACVDMPIGYVEPIHLINDTSKV
- a CDS encoding tyrosine-type recombinase/integrase, producing MKKNRFSTCASNYIDCLRKEGRYSTAHVYKNAVRSFSQFCGTQSIEFTKINRENLKRYSNYLTASRLKPNTISTYMRMLRCIYNRGVDARQAPYVHGLFRDVFTGVDTRQKKALPLSELHTLLNKDPQTETLRHTQAIANLLFQFGGMPFVDLAHLEKSNLNQGLLKYNRMKTGTPMSVEIIDSAYELLSLLRNNHSSSCSDRPDYLFHILSGEYKRGEEGAYREYQSALRKFNNHLKSLSRKLRLHSSVTSYTLRHSWATTAKYRGVPIEMISESLGHKSIKTTQIYLKGFELEERTKVNKQNYYYVRRFKIA
- a CDS encoding alpha-N-acetylglucosaminidase, producing MKKPLLLLLCLFTVIGYAKDPHIKAVYALIERVTPGYGKQIKLQLIDPANGEDVYEISSEKGKVLLKGNNAIALSTAFNQYLKYTCNAHVSWLGNQLNLPENLPLPQKTIRNTINGKYRVYMNYCTVSYTAAYWDWERWQREIDFMAMNSINMPLATVGLEAVWYNTLLKHRFTDEEARRFLAGPGHAAWQWMQNLQSYGGPLPKSWIDKHIILAKKIIDRERELGMTPIQQGFSGYVPRELKDKYPEAKIRLQPGWCGFKGAGQLDPTDALFATLGRDFLEEEKKLYGTYGIYAADPFHESAPPVNTPEYLSAVGHAIYKLIKDFDPKAKWAMQAWSLREPIVKAVPQNDLIILDLNGEKIKGRKGFWGYPAVEGNLHNFGGRINMHGDLRLLASNQYMTALKQYPNVCGSGLFMEAIEQNPVYYDLAFEMPLHKGEVAIEEWLKQYANRRYGAVSPSAQQAMICLLEGPYRPGTNGTERSSIIAARPALNVKKSGPNAGLGIPYSPLLVIQAEGLLLKDADKLKNSEPYRFDVIDVQRQMMTNMGQVIHKRAAEAFLNRDKEAFALHSKRFLQMLEDVDELLRTRPEFNFDRWLTSARSWGDTEEEKNLLEYDATSLVTIWGADGDPSIFDYSWREWTGLIKGYYLPRWTKFYAMLQEHLDNGTTYSEEGLRQTHGREAFRANDFYSKLGDWELQFVSTPNKARTPIVQGDEIEIAGRMYKKYTALAKEYYQDFKADAIKDGKTYENLGE